One Arachis hypogaea cultivar Tifrunner chromosome 18, arahy.Tifrunner.gnm2.J5K5, whole genome shotgun sequence genomic window, CAATTATGTGAGGttcaaaagccaagagagaaaaggcaagagtgatgcaAAAATAGCCACTGTTTATTTTTCTGATGTAATTTGGGTTtatgaactaggattagttccccttgccaagttgggttagcacttggtgagaattgaatctgtgtagattccccttccaagttgggatagcacttTGGGGTTGCTAAGCTTTGATGAAGAAAGCTTAGgggtagatactagttgaattagggagtaattcaatagtattggtgtatgtaacctgagaattatagtgaaaattccaccatggtttgtggtggagactggatgtaggattCATGGCACAAAgaatccgaaccaggatacatgctggcttctttctcctcttctctgcACTTATAATTTTCTGCGTATGAGACTATTTTAAATAATCTCCTGCAACTCGAGCAACAGCAAAAACAGAGTTTAAAACTTTAAGTTTTAAGCCAACTTGATTCAACCCCTTCTCAAGTTCAACTAGAACCATCAATATTTATTGGATTAAATtcttatcaaaaataaataaataaattttaatttttttcatctctctaatattactattttaaattattatctttcaAATATTACTAGAATATTATCCTTTCATCTCTCttatgtgattttattttaattttctatttacaATTTATAGAGTTTCTCCTCTCGATAACTTTTGGTTTAGATGGTCAGATTATTCTCAAATttgtttctattatttattttctttatctttttatgTGATAGCTAGTATCCGTTCCTCAATTCAAGAaccattatttttgtttttaacgaATGAATGATGAAAAGTTGATAACGCACCAAAAGGAATAAGCAATATGTGAACAGGAATGTTAGGGGCAACAGAATTTATGAtatgtaattattattaatatttttaatggtataagataatatttaatgatataaaattattcaatgctagggagacaaaaaaaaaattagaaattgtcttatttattattcattaattatcgttacaattaataaatattaaataaaataagttatgactgtttttgactaattttctttgattaccaaatattttcgcatttttttagataattaaatactggccaaattttaaataaaaatgttgatCCTTAAACTTTTTCACATGTGAATTATCATCTCTTCCTTCAAGACCTGCTCAAAGTCATAGACCTTTCTTTCATTGTGTttgtaaagttttttttttttccttttatttagatCTATCTTATAGTATTGAAGGCTAAAGCAAAAAGTATTCTTTAACTTTGAATGTTTaaccaatttttaaatttaggcAAGTTAATGCCGGCGAGTAGTGATATTGTGGAGTTGGCaggaaaaaaactaaaaaaaatgaaatttcaaaaaaaaaaaaaataattaatcttaggGACTAATAGTCTAATATGTTGAGTCCTTAATTAAAATCAAACAGTAAATAAAATTCTACACcaattttctctctctcctcctccactttttctctttctatatatatatgtaaatataaattatgtaaaatatatattaaaattagctatcaatatcaaatatatattaaaacacatataaaatataaattaagaataaattaaataatatatatattatatataaatatataatgattaattttaatagtatatacataatatttttggtatggtatatacatatataaaattatgtaaCCATTTACATTTTACAAGCCTTTTTGACCCCTCAAGTTCTAAAGGAGCCAAGGCACATTGAGCTGCTTCAACAATTAACACCCTTTTAATGACCTTCTAGATCCTCTAACAAACTAATAAATATGTACATATTGAAGTTCATCAAATGACAACTGGCAAATAAATTGCCAATCaattgtcatatatatatatccaattaATCCTCATTAAAACAATAATCCAACACAAAAGAGACCCACCTTTATTTTTGAAATCATCCTAGTCTCCTAgaacaaaattaataaagaaaaaagaaatgaaaaggtTACTAAATATTTTAGCGTTGTTTGTAAGTTTTGCGAGTATAATTCCATTGTGTTGTTCAATAGAAAGACTAAGCTCTCCAGAGTTCTATCTTAAATATCACAACGCTATACGTGAACATGTTGGGTCTCCAGCGCTGAAGTGGGACCGAGAAATAGAAAAACATGCTCGCAATTTCGTGAATGCACACAGTGTGGACTGCTTAGCAAAAAAACCTTCAATTAGCAGCGGTATAGGTTGGAACATTGCACGTAGCTGGGGCAATTACACCTTTGTAGGAGGAGAAGCTCTGGTGCAATGGGCCCTTCAGCATGAAAATTACGATCATGTAACTAACTCGTGTGTTGGTGGTGAATGCCATGCCTTTACTCAACTTGTTTGGAAGCAATCTACTCGTTTAGGCTGTGCTCGAGTCACGTGCCACAATCATTCAGGCACTCTCGTTAGATGTAACTATGAACCTCCCGGTAATATTCCAGGTCAACGCCCCTATTAATCAattgagaaagtatagggagccaatgacctaagcgtacaatgtgtacaatgaagatttagaaagtattagagatatgattattagtgttacattgtcctgtcaggttatgcttttgggatgagtggtttcaggacatggtattagagtttcaGATCCGAAAGATTAAGAGTTCAAACCTTGATGAATccaaaattagctttttataacatgagatgtttattatccctggtattCGGATGGTTATCCCTGTTATTCGTTCGGAAAGTTATTCTGCATAGTATAGGTGATGTTCAATTTATTCATAAACTAAAGATTTAGTCTATTGTACACATCGTACACTTAGGCCATTAACTCTCTAGCACTACTCTAATCAATTActtaattcattatttttccctCATGGATTATAATGAATTACTACATGTACAAAATATGACTgaatttaaatttgttattatgaagataattaaataacataaaataaaaagataaaattatcgATTAATACGAGTTTGCATTTTTgttgactaaaaatatttaaaatttagttcGACCTAAAATCTCATATAAATTATGAACTTAAAAACATATTTTGTTGGGTTcgaatttgttatttttatttgatatattttttatattgaattcgaATCATATTTTAAGTGAATCTGGCTTAATTCAAAGTCATGTTAAATAACTAATATGTATACATATTAtcataaaataagtaataaaatattatatttttatattcaattaatatttttatattatatgatcgcatcatttttattttactataatttattctaacaaaaatattatttaatctttaaagatagattttattaatttattatataattttttataaattatatattaattacataataaataaatctaGTTTATATTGATTTATTTCAAATTAATTGAAaccaaatttaagtttttaaaataaatagggtaaactatt contains:
- the LOC112770567 gene encoding pathogenesis-related leaf protein 6-like → MEQDAKEEHAKEERNTKDSRGSGRATPAAEVVKQDEERTACHQGQLQRAAERLSSPEFYLKYHNAIREHVGSPALKWDREIEKHARNFVNAHSVDCLAKKPSISSGIGWNIARSWGNYTFVGGEALVQWALQHENYDHVTNSCVGGECHAFTQLVWKQSTRLGCARVTCHNHSGTLVRCNYEPPGNIPGQRPY